The proteins below are encoded in one region of Ascochyta rabiei chromosome 21, complete sequence:
- a CDS encoding Beta-glucosidase, translating into MAALLSALAVLTAVNAQAYYSGSRAEDAFSYVQPLNTTILDDRGHSPAVYPSPNISTSATGGWEESVAKARAFVDQLTIEEKADMVTGQAGPCIGNIVAIPRLGFQGLCLQDGPLAIRVADYASVFSAGVSAGASWDRTLMHERGFAMGQEFKAKGAHIALSPVAGPLGRSAYAGRNWEGFAADPYLSGIAMEETIIGHQDAGVQATAKHWIGNEQETARYPVFTKNGTTTDTDTAAVSSNIDDRTIHEIYMWPFANAVKAKAASFMCSYQRINGSYSCQNSKSLNGLLKTELGFQGYVMSDWGAVHSGMASIEAGLDMNMPGGLGSYGRAFGAPSFFGGNVTLAVNNDTLDVTRVDDMIVRIMTPYYWLGQDKDFPTVDPSTPALNDFSPVDTWTREFNLTGESSRDVRGNHSALIRRHGAAGTVLLKNTGSLPLNAPRNIAVFGNDAAEPMKQLNQKNYEYGTLLAGGGSGTGQVSSLVTPLRAIQERAAENGTKIVQYFLNNTEIATSDLDDLWISELPNVCIVLLKTWAEEAADREHLNVDWDGNAVVENVASKCNNTVVVTHSSGINTLPWSDHENITAILAAHYPGEQSGYSLTDILYGDVNPSGHLPYTIAKNGSDYNAPPTTAINTTGYFDWQSWFDEKLEIDYRYFDAHNISVRYEFGFGLSYTTFNISDVTATPLENNITAHPEDRPIMPGGNPALWESIYNVTILLTNSGDVAGAGVPQLYVGFPESTPVGTPPKQLRGFEKVYLEAGESQTVGFELMRRDLSYWDIISQQWVIPEGEFTLYLGFSSRDIVKQEKITVVGA; encoded by the exons ATGGCAGCCCTTCTTTCAGCACTTGCAGTCCTTACTGCTGTCAATGCTCAGGCATATTACTCTGGCTCCAGGGCTGAGGATGCGTTCTCGTATGTTCAGCCTCTGAACACAACCATCTTGGATGATCGTGGCCACTCACCTGCAGTCTACCCTTCCC CCAACATCTCTACAAGTGCAACTGGCGGCTGGGAGGAGTCGGTCGCAAAGGCTCGTGCCTTCGTTGACCAACTCACCATCGAGGAGAAGGCTGACATGGTCACTGGCCAGGCCGGACCTTGTATTGGCAACATTGTGGCTATTCCCCGTCTTGGCTTCCAAGGTCTCTGCTTGCAGGATGGACCTTTGGCCATTCGCGTTGCAGACTACGCCAGTGTCTTCTCTGCTGGTGTTTCTGCTGGAGCATCGTGGGATAGAACCCTGATGCACGAGCGTGGTTTCGCCATGGGTCAGGAGTTCAAGGCCAAGGGTGCCCATATTGCCCTTAGCCCTGTTGCTGGACCTCTCGGTCGCTCTGCCTATGCTGGCCGCAACTGGGAGGGATTCGCCGCGGACCCCTACCTCTCTGGTATTGCCATGGAAGAGACCATCATTGGTCACCAGGATGCCGGTGTCCAGGCTACGGCAAAGCACTGGATCGGAAACGAGCAGGAGACTGCCCGCTACCCTGTCTTCACCAAGAACGGCACCACTACCGACACCGACACCGCTGCTGTGTCATCCAATATCGATGACCGTACTATCCACGAGATCTACATGTGGCCCTTTGCCAACGCTGTCAAGGCCAAGGCTGCTTCTTTCATGTGCAGCTACCAGCGCATCAACGGATCGTACAGCTGCCAGAACTCAAAGTCCCTGAACGGCCTGCTCAAGACTGAGCTGGGTTTCCAGGGTTACGTCATGTCCGATTGGGGTGCGGTCCACAGCGGAATGGCTTCTATTGAGGCTGGTCTTGATATGAACATGCCTGGAGGTCTTGGATCCTACGGTCGGGCTTTCGGTGCTCCTTCGTTCTTCGGTGGCAACGTGACCTTGGCTGTCAACAACGATACACTCGATGTTACTCGTGTGGACGACATGATCGTGCGCATCATGACTCCTTACTACTGGCTCGGCCAGGACAAGGATTTCCCCACCGTCGATCCCAGCACCCCGGCTCTGAACGACTTCTCTCCCGTCGACACCTGGACTCGTGAATTCAACTTGACCGGTGAGAGCAGCCGCGATGTTCGTGGTAACCACAGCGCCCTCATCCGCCGCCATGGTGCTGCTGGTACCGTCCTCCTCAAGAACACTGGCTCTCTTCCTCTCAATGCCCCCAGGAACATCGCTGTATTCGGCAACGACGCTGCTGAGCCGATGAAGCAGTTGAACCAGAAAAACTACGAATATGGAACACTTCTCGCTGGCGGAGGCTCTGGAACTGGCCAGGTTTCCTCCCTCGTTACTCCTCTGCGTGCAATCCAGGAACGTGCCGCCGAGAACGGAACCAAGATTGTTCAGTACTTCCTCAACAACACTGAGATTGCGACCAGTGACCTCGACGACCTCTGGATCAGCGAGCTTCCCAATGTCTGTATCGTTCTTCTAAAGACCTGGGCCGAAGAGGCTGCCGATCGCGAGCATCTCAACGTTGACTGGGATGGTAACGCTGTCGTTGAGAACGTCGCTTCCAAGTGCAACAACACCGTTGTCGTCACCCACTCCTCCGGCATCAACACTCTCCCTTGGTCTGACCACGAGAACATCACAGCCATCCTTGCCGCCCACTACCCTGGTGAGCAGTCTGGCTACTCGCTCACTGACATCCTCTACGGCGACGTCAACCCTAGCGGTCATCTACCCTACACTATTGCAAAGAACGGCTCCGACTACAACGCTCCTCCCACTACTGCCATCAACACTACCGGTTACTTTGACTGGCAATCTTGGTTCGACGAGAAGCTCGAGATTGATTACCGCTACTTCGACGCCCACAACATCTCCGTCCGTTACGAGTTCGGCTTTGGTCTCTCCTACACCACCTTCAACATCTCCGACGTGACTGCCACTCCTCTCGAGAACAACATCACTGCCCACCCCGAGGACCGCCCCATCATGCCCGGTGGCAACCCCGCGCTCTGGGAATCCATCTACAACGTCACCATCTTGCTCACCAACTCTGGCGACGTCGCAGGCGCTGGCGTTCCCCAGCTGTACGTAGGCTTCCCCGAGAGCACACCTGTTGGCACACCGCCCAAGCAGCTCCGTGGCTTTGAGAAAGTCTACCTGGAGGCTGGCGAGAGTCAGACCGTCGGCTTTGAGCTCATGCGCCGTGATCTGTCCTACTGGGACATCATCAGCCAGCAGTGGGTTATCCCTGAGGGCGAGTTCACCCTCTACCTGGGCTTCAGCAGCAGGGACATTGTTAAGCAGGAGAAGATCACCGTTGTCGGTGCGTAG